In Microbacterium laevaniformans, a single window of DNA contains:
- a CDS encoding MFS transporter encodes MLWRLAPMIYGPTVLFALGEGAVVPLFPVIAAQLGADVPTAALVASALVVGQLCGNIPAGWAVSRIGERMTMIVGGVLALGGVAGMLFAPSLPVLAAAVFLIGFCAAAFGLARHSFMTTRVPVAYRARALSLLGGTFRLGMFVGPFLAAALIAIFGDEHSTVWFFGACLLATIALLVFGADPEDAVPVPRVTRSSGDSRLAEDTGEPVTGSIPVPERVGVFRTMWRFRGVLSRLGLAAASLSAVRSARQVVLPLWGVSIGLDAQTIALVVGISGAIDFALFYASGQVMDRFGRLWAALPAMVLMGSGFLALAFTHDLSQAAMWFALFAAVLGVGNGLSSGILLTLGADVAPQDDPAAFLGSWRTLTDAGGAIAPLLVSAVAAVVSLSVATGVIGVIGLAGAAGFIRWVPRFVPRTR; translated from the coding sequence ATGCTCTGGCGCCTGGCCCCCATGATCTACGGTCCGACCGTGCTCTTCGCCCTCGGCGAGGGGGCCGTCGTTCCGCTCTTCCCGGTGATCGCGGCGCAGCTGGGCGCCGACGTTCCGACCGCAGCACTCGTGGCCTCGGCCCTCGTCGTCGGGCAGCTCTGCGGCAACATCCCGGCGGGCTGGGCCGTGAGCCGCATCGGCGAGCGGATGACGATGATCGTCGGCGGGGTGCTCGCACTCGGCGGCGTCGCCGGGATGCTGTTCGCACCGAGCCTGCCGGTGCTGGCGGCCGCGGTGTTCCTCATCGGATTCTGCGCGGCCGCGTTCGGTCTGGCACGGCATTCGTTCATGACGACGCGCGTGCCGGTCGCCTACCGGGCGCGGGCGCTGTCGCTGCTGGGCGGCACGTTCCGCCTCGGCATGTTCGTCGGGCCCTTCCTCGCCGCCGCCCTCATTGCGATCTTCGGCGATGAGCACTCGACGGTCTGGTTCTTCGGCGCGTGCCTGCTCGCCACGATCGCACTGCTCGTGTTCGGCGCCGACCCGGAGGATGCCGTACCGGTCCCCCGCGTCACGCGCTCGTCCGGCGACTCGAGGCTCGCTGAAGACACCGGTGAACCTGTCACCGGGTCGATCCCCGTGCCCGAACGCGTGGGCGTCTTCCGCACGATGTGGCGCTTCCGCGGCGTGCTGTCGCGGTTGGGGCTCGCGGCGGCATCCCTCTCGGCGGTGCGATCGGCGCGTCAGGTTGTGCTGCCGCTGTGGGGCGTGTCGATCGGGCTCGACGCGCAGACGATCGCGCTCGTCGTCGGCATCTCCGGCGCGATCGACTTCGCCCTCTTCTACGCGAGCGGCCAGGTGATGGACCGCTTCGGCCGCCTCTGGGCCGCGCTTCCCGCGATGGTGCTGATGGGGTCGGGTTTCCTCGCGCTCGCGTTCACGCACGACCTCTCGCAGGCGGCGATGTGGTTCGCCCTGTTCGCGGCGGTTCTGGGCGTGGGCAATGGTCTTTCCAGCGGCATCTTGCTCACGCTCGGCGCCGATGTCGCACCGCAGGACGACCCGGCGGCCTTCCTCGGGTCGTGGCGGACGCTGACGGATGCCGGGGGCGCGATCGCTCCCCTGCTCGTCTCTGCCGTCGCCGCGGTGGTCTCCCTCTCGGTCGCCACCGGCGTCATCGGCGTGATCGGCCTCGCGGGGGCGGCCGGGTTCATCCGCTGGGTGCCGAGGTTCGTGCCGCGCACGCGGTGA
- a CDS encoding DUF6226 family protein, with amino-acid sequence MRPREPDCAGLTFVFTAFPGLLLHAGLLHDFPYPLCGCDACDTTWQREADELEEHVFAVVSGNYRESVERRDGEAAVWYQVRYPNGSSGGFSNAITVPAERLAAAKPVLRRLSSGWRAWPRRTRTE; translated from the coding sequence GTGCGCCCGCGCGAGCCGGACTGCGCTGGGCTGACGTTCGTGTTCACGGCTTTCCCGGGCCTGCTCCTGCACGCGGGCCTGCTGCACGACTTCCCCTATCCGCTGTGCGGATGCGACGCCTGCGACACGACATGGCAGCGCGAGGCCGACGAGCTGGAGGAGCACGTCTTCGCCGTCGTCAGCGGCAATTACCGCGAGAGCGTCGAACGACGCGACGGAGAAGCGGCGGTGTGGTACCAGGTGCGATACCCGAACGGCTCGTCGGGAGGCTTCTCGAACGCGATCACCGTTCCTGCGGAACGCCTTGCTGCGGCGAAGCCCGTTCTACGGCGGCTGTCATCCGGGTGGCGCGCGTGGCCTCGGCGGACAAGGACGGAGTAG
- a CDS encoding pilus assembly protein TadG-related protein, with protein MRAFVSRRHDDDDGSVLILALGYFVIAVVLVLVCVDATSLYLTQKRLDAAADAAALAGADGFTLTVDASGPAARLTDAGVYDQAEELLAATQTAELVAASTPDGVSARVTVATTWRPPVLTLFVPEGWPLQATATSRTALR; from the coding sequence GTGAGGGCGTTCGTGTCGCGACGTCACGATGACGACGACGGCAGCGTGCTGATCCTGGCACTCGGCTATTTCGTCATCGCGGTCGTGCTGGTGCTCGTCTGTGTCGACGCGACGAGTCTCTACCTCACGCAGAAGCGCCTGGATGCCGCAGCGGACGCGGCGGCACTCGCCGGCGCAGACGGCTTCACTCTCACCGTCGACGCCTCCGGTCCGGCTGCACGGTTGACGGACGCCGGCGTCTACGATCAGGCCGAGGAGCTGCTCGCGGCCACCCAGACGGCCGAGCTGGTCGCGGCATCCACACCCGATGGTGTCTCGGCGCGCGTGACCGTCGCGACGACCTGGCGGCCGCCGGTGCTGACGTTGTTCGTGCCGGAGGGGTGGCCGCTGCAGGCCACCGCGACCAGCCGCACGGCGCTGCGATAA
- a CDS encoding TadE family protein, whose amino-acid sequence MRLSTDPPRAIRGATLGDDSGSASLEFITVGLILLVPIVYLIVALGSIQSQALGAETAARQLARTIASSSDRATADARTQRVVDAIVAEYGIDRSTLDVQVQCATPGPCPAAGAMLSVTVTAEVPLPLVPPVLGLDQAARVPVTATGVQKVSRYWVEP is encoded by the coding sequence GTGAGACTTTCGACTGACCCACCGCGGGCGATTCGGGGCGCGACGCTCGGAGACGACAGCGGCTCGGCATCCCTGGAGTTCATCACCGTCGGGCTCATCCTGCTCGTGCCCATCGTCTACCTCATCGTCGCGCTCGGCAGCATCCAATCCCAGGCGCTGGGAGCCGAAACAGCTGCACGGCAACTCGCCCGCACGATCGCCTCGTCATCCGACCGAGCGACAGCCGATGCCCGCACTCAGCGGGTCGTCGATGCCATCGTCGCCGAATACGGCATCGACCGCTCGACTCTCGACGTTCAGGTGCAGTGCGCCACGCCCGGGCCGTGCCCCGCGGCCGGCGCGATGCTCTCGGTCACGGTGACGGCAGAGGTGCCGTTGCCGCTCGTCCCGCCGGTGCTCGGTCTCGACCAGGCGGCGCGCGTGCCGGTCACCGCGACCGGGGTGCAGAAGGTCTCCCGCTATTGGGTCGAGCCGTGA
- a CDS encoding TadE/TadG family type IV pilus assembly protein: MESLRHDQRGSSTVEFVLVGTLLTLLTLGVLQLALAVYIRNVVHDAAVEGAYFGALADTDADAGAARTAQLIATAVGEGIGARVSASDTDTARGPEVEVRVVATLPLVGLLGVPSGMEVSARAPRETFD; the protein is encoded by the coding sequence GTGGAGAGCCTCCGCCACGATCAGCGCGGCTCGAGCACCGTCGAGTTCGTGCTCGTCGGAACGCTTCTGACTCTCTTGACCCTCGGCGTGCTGCAGCTGGCGCTCGCCGTGTACATCCGCAACGTCGTCCACGACGCGGCGGTGGAAGGCGCCTACTTCGGCGCTCTCGCCGACACGGATGCCGACGCTGGCGCCGCGCGCACGGCCCAACTGATCGCGACGGCTGTGGGTGAAGGCATCGGCGCGCGGGTGAGCGCGTCGGACACCGACACGGCGCGCGGACCCGAGGTGGAGGTCCGCGTGGTGGCGACGCTCCCGCTGGTGGGACTGCTCGGAGTGCCCTCCGGGATGGAGGTGAGCGCCCGTGCCCCGCGTGAGACTTTCGACTGA
- a CDS encoding type II secretion system F family protein encodes MSIVSLAASAVVLGIALGAGLVLAIGRLPRWAAVSLSRRVAPYLRDIADPLGITPLPPAAVTSSWRLLRDRLASSWVALGGGGSVARRLRQAGWRQEVVTFRARQLGWAVGGLGAGGLLVVALTLLGRGGPTLAVLPPLFAAAGVLGCDYRLTRAARQRIARVEEELPTVLEFLSLCLAAGEGLRDALRRVGEVSSGVLTGELRAAVLASGTGSSLPDALLSVSRNLDVPALARAIEHLVAAMDRGAPLAHVLQEQAVDAREDAKRGLLELAGRKEILMLLPLVFLILPLSVLFAIFPGIVMLRLGVG; translated from the coding sequence GTGAGCATCGTCAGCCTCGCCGCATCCGCCGTCGTCCTCGGTATCGCGCTGGGAGCGGGGCTTGTGCTGGCCATCGGCCGGCTTCCGCGGTGGGCGGCGGTCTCGCTCTCGCGTCGCGTCGCGCCGTATCTGCGCGACATCGCCGATCCGCTCGGCATCACTCCGCTCCCGCCCGCGGCGGTGACGTCGTCGTGGCGGCTTCTGCGGGACCGCCTGGCCTCCTCCTGGGTGGCACTCGGAGGAGGAGGAAGTGTCGCGCGTCGCCTGCGTCAGGCGGGGTGGCGTCAGGAGGTCGTGACCTTTCGTGCCAGGCAGCTCGGATGGGCTGTGGGTGGGCTCGGAGCGGGTGGACTTCTCGTCGTCGCACTGACCCTTCTCGGGCGTGGCGGGCCGACGCTCGCCGTGCTGCCTCCGCTGTTCGCCGCGGCCGGAGTTCTCGGCTGCGACTACCGCCTGACGAGAGCGGCGCGCCAGCGGATCGCGCGCGTCGAGGAGGAGCTTCCGACCGTGCTGGAGTTCCTTTCGCTGTGCCTGGCTGCCGGGGAAGGTTTGCGTGACGCGCTGCGTCGCGTGGGCGAGGTCAGCTCCGGCGTTCTGACCGGTGAGCTCCGCGCGGCCGTGCTGGCGAGCGGCACCGGCTCGAGCCTGCCGGATGCGCTGCTCTCGGTGTCGAGGAACCTCGACGTGCCGGCACTCGCGCGAGCAATCGAGCATCTGGTGGCGGCGATGGACCGTGGAGCGCCCCTCGCGCATGTTCTGCAGGAGCAGGCCGTCGACGCGCGAGAGGACGCCAAGCGGGGGCTGCTGGAGCTGGCCGGGCGCAAGGAGATCTTGATGCTTCTGCCGCTCGTGTTCTTGATTCTGCCCCTGTCGGTTCTCTTCGCGATCTTCCCCGGCATCGTCATGCTGCGCCTCGGTGTCGGCTGA
- a CDS encoding type II secretion system F family protein gives MTVVWGAALAAGILLVLSPWLWPANERREAPRRDGRVSRMLDEAGFAHASTMRPVLIAVVLCALFCAISWLVTGLGAVAVVAALAGAAAPFAWLRGRARRLRRSRRALWSDVCDLLISSARAGVSLPDAVAALATSGPPPLRAAFERFHFDMAASGHFDSSALRLKAALADPVADRIIETLRMARQVGGTELTAVLRALSASVRADATLRAEVEARQSWVRGAAIVGVVAPWIVLGLLALRPEGASAYASPAGVAVILVGAVVSVGAYRLTIRIGRLPEPRRWFA, from the coding sequence ATGACGGTCGTCTGGGGCGCGGCGCTTGCGGCCGGCATCCTCCTCGTCTTGTCGCCCTGGCTGTGGCCGGCGAACGAGCGCCGCGAGGCACCGCGCCGAGACGGACGTGTGTCGCGGATGCTCGATGAGGCCGGCTTCGCACACGCCTCCACCATGCGTCCGGTGTTGATCGCCGTCGTCCTCTGCGCACTGTTCTGCGCCATCAGCTGGCTGGTGACCGGACTCGGCGCGGTGGCGGTGGTCGCGGCGCTGGCCGGGGCGGCAGCGCCGTTCGCCTGGCTCCGCGGGCGTGCGCGGCGGCTTCGGAGGTCGCGCCGCGCGTTGTGGTCCGACGTGTGCGACCTCTTGATCTCCTCCGCCCGTGCGGGTGTGTCGCTTCCGGATGCCGTGGCGGCTCTCGCGACGAGTGGTCCGCCTCCGCTGCGAGCTGCGTTCGAGCGCTTCCACTTCGACATGGCGGCGTCCGGACACTTCGACTCCAGCGCCCTGCGCCTCAAGGCAGCCCTCGCCGATCCGGTGGCCGACCGCATCATCGAGACTCTCCGGATGGCGCGGCAGGTCGGCGGAACCGAGCTGACCGCCGTGCTCCGCGCGCTCTCGGCATCCGTGCGTGCCGACGCCACCCTTCGCGCCGAAGTCGAGGCGAGACAGTCCTGGGTGCGCGGAGCGGCGATCGTCGGGGTCGTGGCGCCGTGGATCGTTCTCGGCCTGCTGGCACTTCGCCCCGAGGGTGCCAGCGCGTACGCGAGCCCTGCCGGCGTCGCGGTGATCCTCGTCGGTGCGGTCGTCTCAGTCGGCGCGTACCGCCTCACCATTCGCATCGGTCGCTTGCCGGAACCGCGGCGGTGGTTCGCGTGA
- a CDS encoding CpaF family protein, with protein sequence MSPTTYTPDAPLASARASMAVVQAIAERVRDRLREDESDPLRHPDRVHQVAVSEVRRHNDYALARGLEFVDDEAAAVRDVLARVTGYGPLQALLDDPEVEEIWINGPGAVFAARAGRSERVLMSISDEAVRDLVEKMLHATGRRVDLSQPFVDASLPDGSRLHVVIPDITRSHLAVNIRKFLPARRSLDDLVGAGSLPAHVADMLRDAMVEGRNVLVSGATHAGKTTMLAALIGACRPEQRIITVEETFELAVTAPDVVALQGRQPSLEGTGAVSLRRLVKEALRMRPDRLIVGEVRDAEALDLLLALHTGVPGAATIHANSADDALSRLATLPLLAGRNIDAAFVQPAIATGVHLVVHCRRGPSGERFIEEVIETTGRIHEGVIDTRVVYRRGRS encoded by the coding sequence GTGAGCCCCACCACGTACACGCCTGACGCGCCGCTCGCGTCAGCGCGCGCGTCAATGGCCGTCGTCCAGGCCATCGCCGAACGGGTGCGGGACCGACTTCGTGAGGACGAGTCCGACCCGCTCCGGCATCCTGATCGCGTCCATCAGGTGGCCGTGTCGGAGGTGCGCCGTCACAACGACTACGCCCTCGCTCGGGGTCTCGAGTTCGTCGACGACGAGGCCGCCGCTGTCCGCGACGTGCTCGCCCGGGTGACGGGCTATGGCCCGTTGCAGGCGCTGCTGGACGACCCCGAGGTCGAGGAGATCTGGATCAATGGTCCTGGCGCGGTCTTCGCGGCGCGCGCGGGGCGCAGCGAACGCGTTCTGATGAGCATCAGCGATGAAGCGGTACGCGATCTCGTCGAGAAGATGCTGCACGCCACCGGGCGGCGGGTCGATCTCAGCCAACCGTTCGTGGACGCGTCTCTTCCGGACGGAAGTCGACTTCACGTCGTCATCCCCGACATCACGCGCTCACACCTCGCCGTCAACATCCGCAAGTTCCTGCCCGCGCGGCGGAGCCTGGACGACCTCGTCGGCGCAGGATCGCTGCCCGCGCACGTCGCTGACATGCTGCGCGACGCCATGGTGGAGGGGCGAAACGTCCTGGTGTCCGGAGCCACGCACGCGGGCAAGACGACGATGCTGGCGGCCCTCATCGGCGCCTGCCGACCAGAGCAGAGGATCATCACGGTTGAGGAGACCTTCGAGCTCGCCGTCACCGCCCCCGACGTCGTCGCTCTGCAGGGGCGCCAGCCGAGTCTGGAGGGGACGGGCGCGGTCAGTCTGCGTCGCCTCGTGAAGGAGGCGCTGCGCATGCGCCCCGATCGCCTGATCGTCGGGGAGGTCCGTGACGCGGAGGCGCTCGATCTCCTCCTCGCCCTGCACACCGGCGTTCCCGGCGCGGCGACGATCCATGCCAACAGCGCCGACGATGCGCTATCGCGGCTCGCCACTCTGCCGTTGCTGGCCGGACGGAACATCGACGCCGCCTTCGTCCAGCCTGCAATTGCGACCGGCGTCCACCTTGTCGTGCACTGCCGTCGCGGGCCGAGCGGCGAACGGTTCATCGAGGAAGTGATCGAGACGACCGGACGCATTCATGAGGGCGTCATCGACACCCGCGTGGTCTACCGACGGGGCCGCTCATGA
- a CDS encoding formate/nitrite transporter family protein: MLTIPETLQVQADAAVHKSEGVRSPGRFAVSGMLAGAYIGIGVVLMVATAGPLLAAGDGLAKLVSGLVFGVALTLVVFAGADLLTSAMMILPQGALMGAVGWWRAIGTMLATFVANLVGALIFAGLIVASGVLHANAPAGKMLADMLAAKAEEAPLQLFVRGILCNVLVCLAIWMCARVRSDVAKILLIFAAILAFISSGFEHVVANMTTYGIGLFSGDPHFTWGLFANNMLWVGLGNLVGGGIVVGLGYWIVGGRPRVAALTATHAPETADAAG; encoded by the coding sequence GTGCTCACGATTCCCGAGACTCTGCAGGTGCAGGCCGACGCCGCGGTCCACAAGTCCGAGGGAGTGCGCTCCCCCGGCCGCTTCGCCGTCTCCGGCATGCTCGCCGGTGCGTATATCGGCATCGGCGTCGTGCTGATGGTCGCGACCGCCGGGCCGCTCCTGGCCGCCGGAGACGGGCTCGCGAAGCTCGTGTCGGGACTCGTCTTCGGCGTCGCCCTCACGCTCGTCGTCTTCGCCGGCGCCGACCTGCTCACGAGCGCGATGATGATCCTCCCCCAGGGGGCGCTCATGGGCGCGGTGGGCTGGTGGCGTGCGATCGGCACAATGCTCGCGACCTTCGTCGCCAACCTCGTCGGTGCCCTCATCTTCGCCGGGCTGATCGTGGCCTCGGGCGTGCTGCACGCCAACGCTCCCGCCGGCAAGATGCTCGCCGACATGCTCGCCGCCAAGGCGGAAGAAGCACCGCTGCAGCTGTTCGTCCGCGGCATCCTCTGCAACGTCCTCGTGTGCCTCGCGATCTGGATGTGCGCGCGCGTGCGCTCCGACGTGGCCAAGATCCTGCTGATCTTCGCCGCGATCCTCGCCTTCATCAGCTCGGGCTTCGAGCACGTCGTGGCGAACATGACCACCTACGGTATCGGCCTGTTCAGCGGCGACCCCCACTTCACGTGGGGCCTGTTCGCGAACAACATGCTGTGGGTGGGGCTCGGCAACCTCGTCGGCGGCGGCATCGTCGTCGGACTCGGCTACTGGATCGTGGGCGGTCGCCCCCGCGTGGCGGCCCTCACTGCCACCCACGCCCCCGAAACGGCCGACGCCGCCGGATAG
- a CDS encoding Arc family DNA-binding protein has product MPLDPIAGRADKAQFNVYLPRALITQVKHRAIDEGLSLSSFVERVLQASLDTPSSTRQKGDLS; this is encoded by the coding sequence ATGCCCCTCGACCCCATCGCCGGTCGCGCCGACAAGGCGCAGTTCAACGTCTATCTCCCGCGTGCGCTCATCACGCAGGTCAAACACCGGGCAATCGATGAAGGGCTGAGTCTCAGCAGCTTCGTCGAGCGGGTGCTGCAGGCCTCTCTCGACACTCCATCCTCGACCCGTCAGAAGGGAGATCTCTCATGA
- a CDS encoding DedA family protein, with protein sequence MHALALIPWLDPAAIIQNAGPWALLVVCFIVFAETGLLVGFLLPGDTLLVISGLLSHATATTPHGIFGISVWWVALLIGLAAFIGGEVGYFIGHKGGPAVFERKESGLFSRKNVERTNAFFERYGGLTVILARFVPIVRTFAPVAAGVGHMPWRKYSLYNLIGAILWGFGLTMFGYLIGFIPPVATFVEHYIDLILLAAVGGTALVTVWHYFSERRKVKNEQQSGTPAETVEPLEDGTPAA encoded by the coding sequence GTGCACGCTCTCGCCCTCATCCCCTGGCTCGATCCTGCGGCCATCATCCAGAACGCGGGCCCGTGGGCCCTGCTGGTGGTCTGCTTCATCGTCTTCGCCGAGACGGGTCTCCTCGTCGGCTTCCTGCTGCCGGGCGACACCCTGCTCGTCATCTCGGGCCTGCTGTCGCACGCCACCGCGACCACGCCGCACGGCATCTTCGGCATCAGCGTGTGGTGGGTGGCATTGCTCATCGGCCTCGCGGCCTTCATCGGCGGTGAGGTCGGGTACTTCATCGGGCACAAGGGCGGACCCGCCGTCTTCGAGCGCAAGGAATCCGGCTTGTTCAGCCGCAAGAACGTGGAGCGCACCAACGCGTTCTTCGAGCGGTACGGCGGCCTGACCGTCATCCTCGCCCGCTTCGTGCCGATCGTCCGCACCTTCGCCCCGGTGGCCGCCGGCGTCGGTCACATGCCGTGGCGCAAGTACTCGCTGTACAACCTGATCGGCGCCATCCTCTGGGGCTTCGGCCTGACGATGTTCGGGTACCTGATCGGCTTCATCCCGCCGGTGGCCACCTTCGTCGAGCACTACATCGACCTGATCCTTCTCGCGGCTGTTGGCGGCACCGCACTGGTGACCGTCTGGCACTACTTCTCCGAGCGCCGCAAGGTGAAGAACGAGCAGCAGTCCGGTACGCCGGCCGAGACGGTCGAGCCCCTCGAAGACGGCACTCCCGCGGCCTGA
- the ku gene encoding non-homologous end joining protein Ku: MRAIWKGALTFGLVNVPVKVYSAIEDHDVPLHQVHAADGGRIRYQRICELDGEVVPYADIDKAYDDGERTVVLTAEDLAALPSERSREIEVVEFVPSDQIDLLTLDRPYYLEPDSSSPKAYVLLRKTLERTDRTAVVRFSLRQKTRLAALRVRGDVLVLQTLLWADEVREATFAALDEPVKISDKELELSASLVESFSADFDPDQFVDEYQQELRTLIDAKLEKGDALDTSETFGEKGERDAGGEVIDLMAALKASVERSRAARAGNDEVAPPKKGRATKAS; the protein is encoded by the coding sequence ATGAGAGCGATCTGGAAGGGCGCGTTGACGTTCGGCCTCGTCAACGTGCCGGTGAAGGTGTACTCGGCGATCGAGGACCACGACGTGCCGCTGCACCAGGTGCACGCGGCCGACGGCGGGCGTATCCGGTATCAGCGCATCTGCGAGCTCGACGGCGAGGTCGTGCCCTACGCCGACATCGACAAGGCATACGACGATGGCGAGCGCACCGTGGTGCTCACGGCGGAGGACCTCGCCGCACTGCCGTCGGAGCGCAGCCGCGAGATCGAGGTGGTCGAGTTCGTCCCCAGCGACCAGATCGATCTGCTGACGCTCGACCGGCCGTACTATCTCGAGCCCGACTCGTCGTCGCCCAAGGCGTACGTGCTGCTGCGCAAGACCCTGGAACGCACCGATCGGACGGCCGTCGTGCGTTTCTCACTGCGGCAGAAGACGAGACTGGCCGCCCTGCGCGTGCGCGGCGATGTGCTCGTCCTGCAGACGCTGCTGTGGGCCGACGAAGTACGCGAGGCGACCTTTGCCGCTCTCGACGAGCCGGTGAAGATCTCCGACAAGGAACTGGAGCTGTCGGCATCCCTCGTGGAGAGCTTCTCGGCCGACTTCGATCCCGACCAGTTCGTCGACGAGTACCAGCAGGAGCTGCGCACCCTCATCGACGCCAAGCTGGAGAAGGGCGATGCCCTCGACACGTCCGAGACCTTCGGCGAGAAGGGCGAGAGGGATGCCGGGGGTGAGGTCATCGACCTGATGGCGGCGCTGAAGGCCAGCGTCGAGCGCAGTCGCGCGGCGCGTGCCGGCAACGACGAGGTGGCCCCGCCCAAGAAGGGCAGGGCCACCAAAGCATCCTGA